The Streptomyces uncialis genomic interval TTCACATTGATCCGGGACTGATGGACGTACACGTCCGAGCCGAGGATCTGCCGGGCGCGGCCCACCACCCGCTCGTCGCGCACCAGCGCGGCGAACACCTCACTGATCCGGTGCACCTCGAAGACCGAGCGGATCTCCTGGGAGGACGACTCCACGATCGACCGGGGGTCGGCGCGGATCGCCGGGTCGCCGACCAGCCGGTCGAGTTCGGCGCGGTAGCCGGTCACCTCGTCGGGCGTGATCAGCTGGTCCACGGTCAGGAAGCCGTCCCGCTCGAACGAGGCCAGGTCCTCGCGCGCGACGGGGCCCGGGGCGTCCGGGGAGTTCCAGACGACCGGGTCCTTGCGCGGCACGGACACCTCGGTGGCGCCCCGGCTCGGGTACAGGTCCGCGCGGATGTCGGTCGTGGTGGCCATCGTTCATACCTCCTCGGTCAGAAGCGGATATACGCCGTTCTCATCGTGGTCCTCACGGCCCGTGACGGGCGGGTTGAACACGCACACGCACCGGAAGTCGGTCTTCGGCCGCAGGGTGTGCCGCTCGTGCCCGTCCAGCAGATACATCGTCCCCGGGCTGATCCAGTACTTCTCGCCGGTCTCGTCGTCGGTCAGCTCGGCCTCGCCCTCGACGCACAGCACGGCCTCGATGTGGTTGGCGTACCACATGGAGGTCTCCGTACCCGCGTACAGCACGGTCTCGTGCAGCGAGAAGCCGACCCGCTCCTTGGCGAGGACGATGCGTTTGCTCTCCCAGGTGCCCGAGCGCGACTTCACATGACGGTCGGTTCCCTCGATGTCCTTCAACGATCGGACGATCACGGTGACGTGCTGCCTTTCTCTGGCGGACGGACGGCGCCGGACGGATGACGCCGGACGGACGGGTGTCCCCGGCGGACGGGCGCTGCCCGGGACCGGCCGGGACGGCGCCGGGACATGGATCAGGTAGGGGGGCCGGGTATCGGGACCGGGACCGGGTCCGGCGTGGGGCCTGGTCCGGTTCAGGGCCGGGTTCGGGGCCGGATCAGGGTCCGGGTCCGGGTCAGGCGGTCTCGCGGACCGCGCGGGTGAGGGTGCGCAGGCCCTCCTCCAGCTCGTCGGGGGAGACGGTCAGCGCGGGAAGCAGCTTGACGACCTCGCCCTCGGGGCCCGAGGTCTCGATCAGCAGCCCCAGCTCGAAGGCGCGCCGCGCCACCCGGGAGGCCCGCCCCTTGTCGTGGAACTCCACACCCCACACCAGTCCGCGGCCCCGGAACTCCTTGATCTCCTCGCGGTGCTCCTCGGCCAGCGCGCCCAGCGCCTCCTGGACCTGCTGCCCGCGCGACAGGGTCTGCTTCTCCATCGCGGGCCCGTCCGACCAGTACGCCTCCAGGGCCGCCGCGGCCGTCACGAACGCCGGGTTGTTGCCGCGGAAGGTGCCGTTGTGCTCGCCGGGCTCCCAGATGTCCAGCTCCGGCTTGAACAGGCACAGCGACATCGGCAGCCCGTAGCCGCTGATCGACTTGGAGACCGTCACGATGTCCGGCACGATGCCCGCCTCCTCGAAGGAGAAGAACGCGCCGGTGCGCCCGCAGCCCATCTGGATGTCGTCCACGATCAGCAGCATGTCCCGCCGCGCGCACAGATCCGCCAGCGCCCGCAGCCACTCGGCGCGCGCCACATTGATGCCGCCCTCGCCCTGCACGGTCTCCACGATCACCGCG includes:
- the ectB gene encoding diaminobutyrate--2-oxoglutarate transaminase; its protein translation is MTITQPDLSVFETLESEVRSYCRSWPTVFDRAQGSRMYDEDGHEYLDFFAGAGSLNYGHNNPVLKRALIDYLERDGVTHGLDMSTTAKRAFLESFQNLVLRPRDLPYKVMFPGPTGTNAVESALKLARKVKGRESIVSFTNAFHGMSLGSLAVTGNAFKRAGAGIPLVHGTPMPFDHYLDGQVQDFLWFERLLGDQGSGLNQPAAVIVETVQGEGGINVARAEWLRALADLCARRDMLLIVDDIQMGCGRTGAFFSFEEAGIVPDIVTVSKSISGYGLPMSLCLFKPELDIWEPGEHNGTFRGNNPAFVTAAAALEAYWSDGPAMEKQTLSRGQQVQEALGALAEEHREEIKEFRGRGLVWGVEFHDKGRASRVARRAFELGLLIETSGPEGEVVKLLPALTVSPDELEEGLRTLTRAVRETA
- a CDS encoding ectoine synthase, coding for MIVRSLKDIEGTDRHVKSRSGTWESKRIVLAKERVGFSLHETVLYAGTETSMWYANHIEAVLCVEGEAELTDDETGEKYWISPGTMYLLDGHERHTLRPKTDFRCVCVFNPPVTGREDHDENGVYPLLTEEV